The Variovorax paradoxus DNA window CTGAAGAACACCAGCAGCGCGATCAGGCTGGCAAAGGCCAGCAGCTTCTGCCGCGTGGCGGGACGAAAGAGCCGCGCCTTCAGCGAGAAGCCCGGTGCGGCGGAGGCGGTGGTAGCGGTGGGGGTTGTCAAGGCGTTGTCTCCAGTCGTCAGGCGGCGGCGGCAGCTTCGCGTAGGGTGGCGAGCTGCATGATCTTTTCCTGCGAGGCTTCGCGCCCCGCCAGTTCGCCGGTGATGCGGCCTTCGCACATCACCAGCACGCGATGGCTCACGCGCAATATCTCGGGCAGCTCCGAAGAGATGATCACGATGGCCTTGCCCTGCGCGGCCAGTTCGTTGAGCAGGCGGTAGATCTCGGCCTTGGCGCCCACGTCGATGCCGCGCGTGGGCTCGTCGAAGAAAAGCACGCTGCAGTCGCGCAGCAGCCACTTGGCGATGACGATCTTCTGCTGGTTGCCGCCCGAGAGCAGCCGCACCTGCTGGCGCACCGAAGGCGTCTTGATGCCGAGCTGCTTCACATAGCGCTCGCCCGCGGCCTCGATGGCGGCCTGGTCGATGAAGACGCCCATCGACAGGAACTTCTTCATGCTCGGCAGCGCGATGTTGGTCTCCACGTCCATGCCGGTGGCCAGGCCGAAGTGCTTGCGGTCTTCGGAGAGGTAGCCGATGCCGCGCGACACCGCATCTTCGGGCGACCGGATCGACACCTTCTTTCCGTGCACGCGGACCTCGCCCGCATCGATGGGATCGGCGCCGAACACCGCGCGCGCCAGCTCGGTGCGGCCCGCGCCCATGAGCCCCGCAAAGCCCAGGATCTCGCCCTTGCGCAGCACGAAGCTTGCGCCGCGAACCATCGAGCCGCGCGTGATGCCGCGGGCCTCGAGCACGATCTCGTTGCCCGAGGTGTCGGGAAAGTCGTTCTCCACCTCGATGAGCTGGCGGCCCACCATCATCGCGATCAGCATGTCCATCGGCGTGTCGGCCATCGGCACCGTGGCGATGTACTGGCCGTCGCGCATCACGGTCACGCGGTCGGCAATGCGCTTGAGTTCGTCCATCTTGTGCGAGATGTAGACGATGGCCACGCCCTGCGCCTTGAGCTGGCCGATGATGCGGAACAGGTCGGCCACCTCTTCGTTGTTGAGCGCGGCGGTGGGCTCGTCCATGATGAGCACGCGCGAGTCGAACGAGAGCGCCTTCGCGATCTCCACCATCTGCTGCTTGGCCACCGTGAGCTCGCCGACCGGTGTGTGCGGATCGAGCCGCAGGTTCATGCGCGCGAAGATGCGCTCGGCCTCGGCGCGCATCGCGTCTTCGTCGATGAAGAGGCCCAAGCGCCCGCGCGGCTCGCGGCCGACGAAGATGTTCTGCGCGGCGCTCAGGTGGTTCATCAGGTTCAGTTCCTGATGGATGATCCCGATGCCCAGCGCCTGCGCCGCGCGCGGGCTCGCGATGTCCACGGACTGGCCGTCGATCAGCACGTCACCGGAATCCTTTTCGTAGACGCCCGCGAGCACTTTCATGAGCGTGGACTTGCCCGCGCCGTTCTCGCCCATCAGGGCATGCACTTCGCCGGGCAGCAGGTCGAACTGCGCCTTGTCGAGTGCGCGCACGCCGGCGAAGGACTTGCAGAGGTCGCGGATGGTGACGATGGGTTGCATGCGTGGTCAGTCCGTCGAGATGCCGTAGAAGCGTTGCGCGGTGCCGCGCCAGATGTGCGATTGCTCGGTGGCCGACAGGCCGCCGACGCAGGCCTCGCTGACCGCGATCCAGCCCGCGTAGTCGCCGGCCAAGGTGAGCACCGGCCAGTCGCTGCCCCACATGAGGCGGGCGGGCCCGAAGCTATCGAGCAGCGGCTCCCACACCGGGCGCACGGCGCGCAGCGCCGCGTCGGCATCGCCATGCGTCGATGGCGGCGCTTCGCCCCAAAGCCCGGAGAACTTGCAGCACACCTGCGGCAGCGCGGCGAGCTCGGCCATGTCCTTGCGCCAGGCCGCGAAGGCCTCGCTGCCGTGCGCGCCCACGGGCGGCTTGGCGGCATGGTCGATCACCACGGGCAACTCCGGCCAGTGTTTCAGGAAGCGGATCAGCGAGGACAGGTGCCGCGGCTTCACCAGCGCATCGAAGCGCAGGCCCAGGCGCAGGAGCGCCTGAATGGCATCGGGGCGCGGGATGCGCGCGATCCAGTCGTCGTCGGGCAGGTCCTGCAGCATCGGCCGCACGCCCTTGAACTTGGGGTGTCGCGCCATGCGCTCGAGCGAGGCCGCGGCATGGGGACTGCCCAGGTCGACCCAGCCGACCACGCCGCCCACCACCTCGTGCGCGCTGGCCAGTTCGAGCATGAAGCCGGTTTCTGCTTCCGAGTCGGCGGCCTGCACCAGCACGGTCCGCTCCACGCCGTGCGCCTGCAGCAGGGGCGCGAGTTGCTCGGGAAGAAAGTCGCGCACCAGCGGCGCCAGGGCGGGCACATCGGCGCGCAGCCACGCGTAGTCGCCGCGCGCGAGCCGCCAGAAGTGCTGATGCGAGTCGATGCGTTGTCTCATGCTGTTTGGCACTCTCCAGTTTCGTCGAATGGAACACTGCCATCTCTTTTGGCCTTACCAATTTGGCGGAACCACTGTGCCATAGCGTCAAAAATGGCCCTACCGGAACAAACCCTTTCCGGGTTTTCCCGCAATATTCCGCTCATTAGTAGCAATCACTACATAGGGGATGGCAAACTGGCATGACCAGATCGCCAGCCTGCTCTTCTCATGTTTCCCCCCACCAAACCCGCCGACACCCGCCGGCTCTACCAGCAGATCGCCGACCAGATCCGGGCTTTCATCCGCAACGGCGATCTGCCCGCAGGCGCGCGCTTGCCGCCGGAGCGGGAACTGGCCCTGCAGCTGGGTGTGTCGCGGCCTTCGCTGCGCGAAGCGCTGATCGCCCTGGAGATCGACGGGCGCATCGAGATACGGATGGGCTCAGGCGTGTATGTCTGCGCGTCGCAGGATGCGCCGGAGCGCGCCACGCCGGCGGTGGGCGAAAGCCCGTCGGAAATGATCCAGGCGCGCGCGATGCTCGAAGGCTCGGTCGTCACGCTGGCCTCGGCCCGCGTGAACCCGCAGCACCTGGAGCGCGTGAAGGCCTCGCTCGAAAGCATGCGCCAGGACGGCCTGAACGGCCGCGCGCAGATCGAGAACGACCGGCGCTTTCACATCGCCATCGCCGAGATGACGGGCAACTCGGTGCTCGTGCGGCTGGTCGGGGAACTCTTCGATGGACGGCACAGCCCTATCTCCTCGCGCATGAGCGAGCGCACCGAGAATTCGCAGGCGTGGAAGGCGGCGTTCGCCGAGCATGAGGCGATCTACCGCGCGCTGGAAGCGCGGGATCCGCAGGCCGCGGTGGCAGCGATGCTGCATCACCTGAGCGCCTCGCATGCGCGGTGGACGGAGGAATCTGCGTTGCCTGCAGCCGACTGATTGGAAATTGCGCGGATGCGGCTTGCGCCGAGCCGCGGGCGCGCGCCTGTCGCTGCGACGACCTGGACATTCGGCCGATCGTCGGCAGTCCGTTGCTGGGCATCTTTGCGCTCGCGCACGAGGGCTTCGCGCCGTCGGTGCTCGGCAAGCGGATGGTCGAGCTGGTTGCCGCATCGTTGAAACAGGCCGGGCGCGGCTGAACGATGGCGTGTCAGGGAGAACGCGGCCGGCGTGCCGTCCCTGCGCGCACGGAAGCCCTTGATTCAAACAGCCGGAGGCCGCGCAAACTCGATCGGCAGATCCTTGAACTGCTTGCGCAAACCCGGTGCGGGCGCCCCGCCCACCACAATGCGCGCAAACGCATCGAGCGGACTGAAGAAGGCAGGCCGCAGGCGATTGAGCTTGCTTTCATCCACGATCAGGAAGCTCTCCGACGCGCTGCGGATCGCTGCCTGCTTCACCGGCACCTCGTGGAAATTGGAGCAGCTCGCGCCCCGCTCCAGGTCCAGTCCACCGGCTGAAATGAAAGCCTTGTTCACGCCCAATCGATTGAGATATTGCAGCCCCTCGTCGGAAAAGAAGGTGGCCGACGACGCGTGGTACAGCCCGCCCATCAGCATCAACTGCGTGTTCGGGCGGCGGCCCAGGATGGACGCGATGTTCGTGGAGTAACACACCACGCTCAGCGGCATGTCGGGCGGCAAGGCTTCCGCGAAATGGACCATGGTGGTGCCGCAGTCGATGAACAGGCTGTCGTGCGCCTCCACCCATTCGGCGGCGCGCTGGCAAGCCACGCGCTTGTGCGCCGCATGCTGGTCGCTGGCCTCGTCGAGCGAGTACCGGTCGCCGCCCGGCAGCGCGGCCGCGAGCACATAGCCGCCGAGAGCGGTGAGCGGCGAAATGGCCGCCGACAGGTCGCGGCGGATCGTCATTTCGGTCACATCCAGCCGCTGGGCGGCCTGCTTGATCGGCAGCGGTCCGCCGGTCTCGACGAGTTCCTGCATCTTGGCAAGGCGCAAGGCCCGGGCCTCGGCACCGGCGGTCTTTCGCATGTTGTTGTTCCTCTGGTCCACAAGCCCGAGTATCAGGCATCAAAAATGTTATTTGAAAAACATCTTGCACGATCAAATGTTATTGAAATAACATTAACGCCGATATGCCGCCGGCCCCGCACGACGGCATGCACAACGACCGGAGACAAAGACATGCCCATTGCCTGCCTGCCGCTCATGCGGCGCCTGCCCGCCCCGGTGCTCTTCACTCCATGAATTCCACTTCTCTCGTTCGCGCCAGCGGCGCGGTGCGTTCGCGCCCTGTTCCGGCGGTCGCCGCCGCGGCGCCCGACAGCAAGCCGCACGCCATCGCGCGCAACACCGCGCAGCCCTTCGATGCCGGCTGGTTCGACAACATCCGCATCAATCTCTCGGCCGCCGAACGCCGCGTGGCCACGCTGCCCGGCCGCCGCTCGGTCAAGAAGGATGCGCAGGCCGGCTGGCTGCTCAAGGCCATCAGCTGCATCGACCTGACCACGCTCAATGGCGACGACACGGCCGAGCGCGTGCGCAGGCTGTGCGCCAAGGCAGTGACCCCCGTGCGCCCCGACCTGCTGGCCGCTCTGGGCTTTGCGGACCGCACGCTGCATGCCGGCGCGGTCTGCGTCTA harbors:
- a CDS encoding sugar ABC transporter ATP-binding protein, with translation MQPIVTIRDLCKSFAGVRALDKAQFDLLPGEVHALMGENGAGKSTLMKVLAGVYEKDSGDVLIDGQSVDIASPRAAQALGIGIIHQELNLMNHLSAAQNIFVGREPRGRLGLFIDEDAMRAEAERIFARMNLRLDPHTPVGELTVAKQQMVEIAKALSFDSRVLIMDEPTAALNNEEVADLFRIIGQLKAQGVAIVYISHKMDELKRIADRVTVMRDGQYIATVPMADTPMDMLIAMMVGRQLIEVENDFPDTSGNEIVLEARGITRGSMVRGASFVLRKGEILGFAGLMGAGRTELARAVFGADPIDAGEVRVHGKKVSIRSPEDAVSRGIGYLSEDRKHFGLATGMDVETNIALPSMKKFLSMGVFIDQAAIEAAGERYVKQLGIKTPSVRQQVRLLSGGNQQKIVIAKWLLRDCSVLFFDEPTRGIDVGAKAEIYRLLNELAAQGKAIVIISSELPEILRVSHRVLVMCEGRITGELAGREASQEKIMQLATLREAAAAA
- a CDS encoding amidohydrolase family protein, with the translated sequence MRQRIDSHQHFWRLARGDYAWLRADVPALAPLVRDFLPEQLAPLLQAHGVERTVLVQAADSEAETGFMLELASAHEVVGGVVGWVDLGSPHAAASLERMARHPKFKGVRPMLQDLPDDDWIARIPRPDAIQALLRLGLRFDALVKPRHLSSLIRFLKHWPELPVVIDHAAKPPVGAHGSEAFAAWRKDMAELAALPQVCCKFSGLWGEAPPSTHGDADAALRAVRPVWEPLLDSFGPARLMWGSDWPVLTLAGDYAGWIAVSEACVGGLSATEQSHIWRGTAQRFYGISTD
- a CDS encoding FadR/GntR family transcriptional regulator; this encodes MFPPTKPADTRRLYQQIADQIRAFIRNGDLPAGARLPPERELALQLGVSRPSLREALIALEIDGRIEIRMGSGVYVCASQDAPERATPAVGESPSEMIQARAMLEGSVVTLASARVNPQHLERVKASLESMRQDGLNGRAQIENDRRFHIAIAEMTGNSVLVRLVGELFDGRHSPISSRMSERTENSQAWKAAFAEHEAIYRALEARDPQAAVAAMLHHLSASHARWTEESALPAAD
- a CDS encoding DeoR/GlpR family DNA-binding transcription regulator, with the translated sequence MRKTAGAEARALRLAKMQELVETGGPLPIKQAAQRLDVTEMTIRRDLSAAISPLTALGGYVLAAALPGGDRYSLDEASDQHAAHKRVACQRAAEWVEAHDSLFIDCGTTMVHFAEALPPDMPLSVVCYSTNIASILGRRPNTQLMLMGGLYHASSATFFSDEGLQYLNRLGVNKAFISAGGLDLERGASCSNFHEVPVKQAAIRSASESFLIVDESKLNRLRPAFFSPLDAFARIVVGGAPAPGLRKQFKDLPIEFARPPAV